The following are from one region of the Mycolicibacterium helvum genome:
- a CDS encoding CaiB/BaiF CoA transferase family protein, producing MTGPLDGIRVVELGVWVAGPAAGGILADWGADVVKIEPPTGDPARQFGRMLGLDDGSNPPFEMDNRSKRSIVVDLTTDGGLATARQLLEGADVFVTNVRPDALARLDLDYPKVAALNPGLVYGLITGYGETGPEVNRPAYDVAAFWARSGVADLLTRPGDSPPFQRGGMGDHMTGMTLAAAINAALVARGRTGEGQLVTTSLYRQGTYTVSFDLNTFLLSGRPIAIGQRETMFNPCMNNYLAADGRRFWIVGLEADRHWPSLCRAVGHPEWLSDNRFATARDRAINSRELIAALDEIFATKPLAQWAQAFDDEPELFWSPVNSMEDVLGDEQFHAAGGLVDVPDDGGSLPMIATPADFHGTPWAPRSAAPKLGEHTEEILAELGGR from the coding sequence ATGACCGGTCCGCTGGATGGCATCAGAGTTGTCGAGCTTGGGGTGTGGGTCGCCGGACCGGCCGCCGGGGGAATCCTGGCGGACTGGGGCGCCGACGTCGTGAAGATCGAACCGCCTACCGGTGACCCGGCCCGGCAGTTCGGCCGGATGCTCGGTCTCGACGACGGCAGCAACCCGCCGTTCGAGATGGACAACCGGTCCAAGCGCAGCATCGTGGTTGACCTGACCACCGACGGCGGCCTGGCAACAGCGCGCCAATTACTCGAGGGTGCGGACGTTTTCGTCACCAACGTGCGCCCCGATGCGCTGGCTCGGCTCGACCTGGATTATCCGAAGGTGGCCGCGCTCAACCCCGGCCTGGTGTACGGCCTGATCACCGGATACGGCGAGACGGGTCCGGAAGTCAACCGCCCGGCCTACGACGTCGCGGCGTTCTGGGCCCGGTCCGGGGTGGCCGACCTGCTCACCCGTCCAGGCGACAGCCCGCCCTTCCAACGCGGCGGTATGGGTGACCATATGACCGGCATGACACTGGCTGCCGCCATCAACGCCGCGCTCGTTGCGCGCGGCCGCACTGGCGAGGGGCAGCTGGTCACCACCTCGCTGTACCGTCAGGGCACTTACACCGTGAGCTTCGACCTCAACACGTTCTTGCTGAGCGGGCGGCCCATTGCGATCGGCCAGCGCGAGACCATGTTCAACCCGTGCATGAACAACTATCTGGCGGCCGACGGGCGCCGGTTCTGGATTGTCGGGTTGGAGGCCGACCGGCACTGGCCATCGCTGTGCCGGGCGGTGGGCCATCCGGAATGGTTGAGTGACAACCGATTTGCCACCGCCCGCGACCGGGCGATCAACTCCCGTGAGCTCATCGCGGCACTCGACGAGATCTTCGCGACCAAGCCGCTGGCGCAGTGGGCGCAAGCATTCGACGATGAACCCGAGCTGTTCTGGTCTCCGGTGAACTCGATGGAAGACGTCCTCGGTGACGAGCAGTTCCACGCTGCAGGCGGTCTGGTCGACGTTCCCGACGATGGCGGGTCGCTGCCGATGATCGCCACACCGGCCGATTTCCATGGCACGCCATGGGCGCCGCGGTCGGCCGCCCCGAAGCTCGGTGAGCACACCGAGGAGATCCTGGCCGAGCTAGGCGGCCGCTAA
- a CDS encoding zinc-binding metallopeptidase family protein, which translates to MRAFVCPVCRDFVPFEGSACQSCGTPVGLHLPSRSMVALSDGAAMVDGVRWTRCTQSTPLACNWLASESAGVTARGRCLAHALIRREPDPDDTIAREKLLPATQALRRLVYQLDELGLPVEPYWQRDGGLAFDLLSSYSTSERIMIGHAGGVITIDLVESLDAYRESLRVQLGEPYRTMLGHFRHEAGHYYQNVLVETGVGAQRYLARCRELFGDERASYADALTRHYEFGAPADWRSSFISEYATMHPWEDFAECFAHYLHITDTIDTSREAGMVLHADRVRFAAPRDVVPLESYAEAPIQRLLDDWKWISLFFNRVNTAMGKGPLYPFEISQPVADKLGFVHAVLRGLAAA; encoded by the coding sequence ATGCGCGCCTTCGTCTGTCCGGTGTGCCGCGACTTCGTTCCCTTCGAGGGCAGCGCGTGTCAGTCGTGCGGCACCCCGGTGGGCCTGCATCTGCCGAGCAGGTCGATGGTGGCGCTGAGCGATGGGGCGGCGATGGTCGACGGCGTCAGGTGGACGCGCTGCACCCAGTCCACACCGCTGGCCTGCAACTGGCTGGCATCGGAGTCGGCGGGAGTCACGGCCCGGGGCCGGTGCCTGGCCCATGCGCTGATCCGGCGCGAACCCGACCCCGACGACACGATCGCCCGCGAGAAGCTGCTGCCGGCCACCCAGGCGTTGCGCCGGCTGGTCTACCAGCTCGACGAACTCGGCCTACCGGTCGAGCCGTACTGGCAGCGCGACGGTGGCCTGGCCTTCGACCTGTTGTCCAGTTACAGCACCAGCGAGCGAATCATGATCGGGCACGCGGGTGGGGTGATCACCATCGATCTGGTGGAATCCCTTGACGCATACCGGGAATCACTGCGGGTACAGCTGGGCGAGCCATACCGCACCATGCTGGGCCACTTCCGTCACGAAGCCGGCCACTACTACCAGAACGTCCTCGTCGAGACTGGCGTGGGCGCGCAGCGTTACCTGGCGCGCTGTCGCGAACTGTTCGGCGACGAGCGAGCCAGCTACGCCGACGCCCTGACCCGGCATTACGAATTCGGCGCACCGGCCGACTGGCGGTCATCATTCATCTCGGAGTACGCCACCATGCATCCGTGGGAGGACTTCGCCGAGTGCTTCGCGCACTACCTGCACATCACCGACACCATCGACACCAGCCGGGAAGCGGGCATGGTGTTACATGCCGACCGGGTGCGCTTCGCCGCGCCGCGCGATGTCGTCCCGCTGGAGTCCTACGCCGAGGCGCCGATCCAGCGGCTGCTCGACGACTGGAAGTGGATCTCACTGTTCTTCAACCGAGTCAACACCGCGATGGGCAAGGGCCCGCTGTACCCGTTCGAGATCAGCCAGCCGGTGGCCGACAAGTTGGGGTTCGTGCACGCCGTGCTGCGGGGGTTAGCGGCCGCCTAG
- a CDS encoding histidine phosphatase family protein, with translation MQLLLVRHALPHRTEAGEGADPELSGQGWQQAARLPEALARFPITRLVSSPQRRAIQTAEPVAQARELTLDVDDRLAEYDRGMSHYVPIEQVRTERPEEWARMAEGKLPSSVDEHEFRGRVGAALSDIVAAAGHEDTVAVFSHGGVINVILHELLGTQRLLSFPIDYVSITRLLYARNGFGTVAAVNTTEHVWDLLPRNQRY, from the coding sequence ATGCAGTTGCTGCTTGTCAGGCATGCGTTGCCGCACCGGACCGAGGCCGGCGAAGGAGCCGATCCCGAACTGTCCGGGCAAGGCTGGCAGCAGGCTGCGCGCCTGCCAGAAGCGCTGGCCCGATTCCCGATCACCCGGCTGGTCAGCAGCCCGCAACGGCGCGCGATCCAGACCGCTGAACCCGTGGCGCAGGCCCGCGAGCTGACCCTCGACGTCGACGACCGGCTCGCCGAGTACGACCGCGGCATGTCCCACTACGTGCCGATCGAACAGGTGCGCACCGAACGGCCCGAAGAGTGGGCCCGGATGGCGGAGGGCAAGCTACCCAGCAGCGTCGACGAGCACGAGTTCCGCGGCCGGGTAGGCGCGGCGCTATCGGACATCGTCGCCGCCGCCGGACACGAGGACACGGTGGCCGTGTTCAGCCACGGCGGGGTGATCAACGTGATTCTGCACGAGCTGCTGGGCACCCAACGACTGCTGTCATTCCCGATCGACTACGTGTCGATCACCCGCCTGCTCTATGCCCGCAACGGGTTCGGCACCGTGGCGGCGGTGAACACCACCGAGCACGTCTGGGACCTCCTACCGCGCAATCAACGCTATTAG
- a CDS encoding phosphotransferase family protein, producing MTSLDGLDLAALDRHLRAVGIPRTGELRGKFISGGRSNLTFLVFDDASTWVLRRPPLHGLTPSAHDMGREYRVVAALADSPVPVAPAVTMRDDDSVLGAPFQMVEYVAGNVVRSRTDLDALGGPDVVSASVDSLIRVLVDLHEVDPAAVGLSDFGKPSGYLERQVRRWGSQWQHVRLPDDPRNGDVERLHAKLADAVPEQSRTSIVHGDYRIDNTILDADDPTVVRAVLDWEMSTLGDPLSDAALMCVHRDPALNLILNEETAWTAPQMPSAEELAHRYAVASGHPLAHWDFQMALGYFKLAIIAAGIDFRRRMASERSDNDDRAGEAVAVLISRGLETLS from the coding sequence GTGACTTCACTAGACGGGCTCGACCTGGCAGCACTGGACCGGCATCTGCGGGCAGTGGGGATCCCGCGCACCGGGGAGCTGCGGGGCAAGTTCATCTCCGGCGGTCGTTCCAACCTGACTTTCCTGGTCTTCGACGACGCCTCCACCTGGGTGCTGCGGCGCCCGCCACTGCACGGGCTCACGCCGTCTGCTCACGACATGGGCCGCGAATATCGCGTGGTGGCTGCGCTGGCCGACAGCCCGGTGCCGGTGGCACCGGCGGTGACGATGCGCGATGACGACTCCGTGCTGGGTGCGCCATTCCAGATGGTCGAGTACGTGGCGGGCAACGTGGTTCGCAGCCGGACCGACCTGGACGCCCTCGGTGGTCCCGACGTGGTCAGCGCGTCGGTCGACAGTCTGATCCGGGTTCTCGTCGATCTGCACGAGGTCGACCCCGCTGCCGTGGGCTTAAGTGACTTCGGCAAGCCGAGCGGCTATCTGGAACGGCAAGTGCGGCGATGGGGTTCGCAGTGGCAGCATGTCCGGCTGCCCGACGACCCGCGCAACGGCGATGTCGAGCGGCTGCACGCCAAGCTGGCCGACGCGGTTCCCGAGCAGAGCCGCACCTCGATCGTGCACGGCGACTACCGCATCGACAACACTATTCTCGACGCCGATGACCCGACTGTTGTTCGCGCCGTGCTGGATTGGGAGATGTCCACCCTCGGTGACCCGCTCTCGGATGCGGCGCTGATGTGCGTGCACCGCGATCCGGCACTGAATCTGATTCTCAACGAGGAGACGGCCTGGACCGCACCGCAGATGCCGTCGGCTGAGGAGCTTGCGCACCGCTATGCGGTGGCGTCCGGACATCCTCTGGCGCACTGGGATTTTCAGATGGCGCTGGGGTATTTCAAGCTGGCGATCATCGCGGCGGGCATCGACTTCCGCCGGCGAATGGCGTCCGAGCGGTCCGACAACGACGACCGCGCCGGGGAGGCGGTTGCCGTCCTGATCAGTCGCGGCCTGGAGACGCTGAGCTAG
- a CDS encoding LapA family protein, translating to MSSEVPGPPYDPTLPVTPAPPPSEPPAPSPAASVNEVKFTRAAALWSSLIVGFLILTILLIFIAQNTESTSFAFLGWRWSLPAGVAILMAAVCGGLVTVLAGAARIFQLRRAAKKNLKAARSN from the coding sequence ATGAGCAGTGAAGTTCCGGGCCCGCCCTACGATCCGACGCTGCCGGTTACCCCGGCGCCGCCGCCCTCGGAGCCGCCCGCACCCAGCCCGGCGGCGTCGGTCAACGAGGTCAAATTCACCCGTGCCGCGGCACTATGGTCCTCGCTGATCGTCGGATTCTTGATCCTGACGATTCTGCTGATCTTCATCGCCCAAAACACCGAATCGACGTCATTCGCGTTCCTGGGCTGGCGCTGGTCGCTGCCGGCCGGGGTGGCGATCCTCATGGCCGCGGTGTGCGGCGGCCTGGTGACCGTGCTGGCGGGGGCGGCGCGGATCTTCCAACTTCGCCGCGCGGCGAAGAAGAATCTCAAAGCCGCCAGGAGCAACTAG
- a CDS encoding ABC transporter substrate-binding protein, with protein MLVLPVAAACGSANPLGGGSASGDLKTLVVGSADFPESKIIAEIYAQALEANGFTVGRQFGIGSRETYIPAVRDHSIDLVPEYTGNLLQYFDPKTTVTTPDEVELALFRALPGDLSILTPSPANDTDTVAVSESTAQKWNLKTIGDLAAHSPEVKFGAPSEFLNRTEGLPGLKAKYGLDIKPDNFVAISDGGGPATVRALVDGTVTAADIFSTSPAIPQNKLVVLEDPKNNFLAANVVPLVSSQKKSDELKKVLDAVSAKLSTEGLIELNTAVSGNSGVDPDEAARKWIHDNGFDKPIGK; from the coding sequence ATGCTCGTCCTGCCGGTGGCAGCGGCCTGCGGCAGCGCCAATCCGCTTGGCGGCGGATCGGCGTCGGGTGATCTGAAAACCCTCGTCGTCGGCTCCGCGGACTTCCCGGAATCGAAGATCATCGCCGAGATCTACGCCCAGGCATTGGAAGCAAACGGTTTCACGGTCGGACGGCAATTCGGCATCGGCAGCCGCGAGACCTACATTCCGGCGGTGCGCGATCATTCGATCGACCTGGTGCCCGAGTACACCGGAAATCTCTTGCAGTACTTCGATCCCAAGACGACGGTGACCACACCCGACGAGGTGGAGCTGGCGTTGTTCCGGGCGCTGCCGGGGGATCTGTCGATCCTCACTCCGTCACCGGCCAATGACACCGACACCGTTGCGGTTTCCGAATCTACGGCACAGAAGTGGAATCTCAAGACCATTGGTGATTTGGCGGCGCATTCCCCGGAGGTGAAGTTCGGTGCCCCCTCGGAGTTCCTGAACCGCACCGAGGGACTGCCGGGGCTAAAAGCCAAGTATGGCTTGGACATCAAGCCGGACAATTTCGTCGCGATCAGTGATGGAGGCGGCCCGGCCACGGTGCGCGCGCTGGTGGACGGCACCGTCACTGCCGCCGATATTTTCAGTACCTCACCGGCGATCCCGCAGAACAAGCTGGTGGTGCTGGAGGATCCGAAGAACAACTTCCTGGCCGCCAACGTGGTGCCGCTGGTCAGTTCGCAGAAGAAATCCGATGAGCTCAAAAAGGTGCTGGATGCGGTGTCGGCCAAGCTGAGCACGGAGGGCCTCATCGAACTGAACACCGCCGTGTCCGGGAACTCCGGGGTCGACCCCGACGAGGCCGCACGAAAGTGGATCCACGACAACGGTTTCGACAAGCCGATCGGGAAATAG
- a CDS encoding ABC transporter ATP-binding protein, translating into MITFDTVTKTYPDGTVAVDSLSMEVPTGTLTVFVGPSGCGKTTSMRMINRMIEPSSGTITVDGRDIATVNPNNLRLGIGYVIQSGGLMPHQRVIDNVATVPVLKGESRRTARKAAYEVLERVGLDPKLGDRYPAQLSGGQQQRVGVARALAADPPVLLMDEPFSAVDPVVRDELQAEILRLQGELQKTIVFVTHDIDEAIKLGDRVAVFGPGGTLQQYDAPARLLSNPANEFVSGFIGADRGYRGLQFRQATGLPLHDIQTVKEAEIDALSLTPGDWRLVTKDDGWPYGWLNAEGVELHRGGSSLYDSTIAGGSLFEPGGTLRLALDAALSSPSGLGVAVDDHGHVIGGVRADDVVEALDRQRDPAGQERSDSGGG; encoded by the coding sequence ATGATCACCTTCGATACGGTCACCAAGACGTACCCGGATGGCACTGTTGCCGTCGATAGCCTGAGCATGGAGGTTCCGACCGGCACCCTCACGGTCTTCGTGGGCCCGTCGGGCTGCGGGAAGACCACCTCGATGCGGATGATCAACCGGATGATCGAGCCCAGCTCGGGGACGATCACCGTCGACGGCCGCGACATCGCCACGGTGAACCCGAACAATCTGCGGCTCGGGATCGGCTATGTCATCCAGAGTGGTGGGCTCATGCCGCACCAGCGGGTGATCGACAACGTCGCGACGGTGCCGGTGCTCAAGGGCGAGTCACGGCGCACCGCCCGCAAGGCCGCCTACGAGGTTCTGGAGCGGGTGGGCCTGGATCCCAAACTGGGGGACCGCTATCCGGCACAATTGTCCGGCGGTCAGCAGCAACGTGTCGGTGTGGCCAGGGCATTGGCCGCCGACCCGCCGGTCCTGTTGATGGACGAACCGTTCTCGGCGGTCGACCCGGTGGTACGCGACGAGCTGCAGGCCGAAATCCTGCGTCTGCAAGGCGAATTGCAGAAGACCATCGTCTTCGTCACCCACGACATCGACGAGGCGATAAAACTCGGCGACCGGGTCGCGGTGTTCGGGCCCGGCGGCACCCTGCAACAGTACGACGCGCCGGCGCGGTTGCTGTCCAATCCCGCCAACGAATTCGTCTCAGGCTTCATCGGCGCCGACCGTGGCTACCGCGGCCTGCAGTTCCGGCAGGCAACCGGGTTGCCGCTACACGATATTCAGACCGTGAAAGAGGCCGAGATCGACGCGCTTTCGCTGACGCCCGGCGACTGGCGGTTGGTGACCAAGGACGACGGCTGGCCGTACGGGTGGCTCAATGCCGAGGGGGTCGAGCTGCATCGGGGCGGAAGTTCGTTGTATGACAGCACCATCGCGGGCGGTTCGCTGTTCGAACCGGGTGGCACTCTGCGGCTGGCACTGGATGCGGCGCTGTCGTCGCCGTCCGGCCTCGGCGTGGCCGTTGACGACCACGGCCACGTGATCGGCGGGGTAAGAGCCGACGATGTAGTTGAGGCGCTGGACAGGCAGCGGGACCCGGCGGGGCAGGAGCGTAGCGACTCGGGTGGTGGCTGA
- a CDS encoding ABC transporter permease: MNYLLTHLDKAWALTVIHLRLSLVPVVLGLVIAVPLGAYVWRTTALRRLTTVTASIIFTIPSLALFVVLPLIIPTRILDETNVIVALTLYTTALLVRAVPEALDAVPAQVRDAATAVGYTRLTRMLKVDLPLSIPVLIAGLRVVAVTNISMVSVGSVIGIGGLGTWFTEGYQADKSDQIVAGIIAIFLLAIVIDVLILLAGRLITPWARVKASS, translated from the coding sequence ATGAACTATCTGCTGACCCATCTCGACAAGGCCTGGGCGCTGACCGTCATCCACCTTCGGCTCTCGCTGGTTCCGGTGGTGCTGGGTCTGGTGATCGCGGTGCCGCTGGGCGCCTACGTGTGGCGGACCACTGCCCTGCGGCGGCTGACCACCGTGACGGCGAGCATCATCTTCACCATCCCGTCGCTGGCGCTGTTCGTGGTGCTGCCGCTGATCATCCCGACCCGGATCCTCGACGAAACCAACGTCATCGTCGCGCTCACGCTCTACACCACCGCGCTACTGGTGCGGGCGGTGCCCGAGGCGCTCGATGCGGTACCCGCCCAGGTGCGTGACGCTGCCACCGCGGTCGGCTATACCAGGCTGACGCGGATGCTCAAAGTCGATCTGCCACTGTCGATTCCGGTTCTCATCGCGGGTCTGCGCGTGGTCGCGGTGACCAATATCTCGATGGTGTCGGTGGGTTCGGTCATCGGGATTGGCGGGCTGGGAACCTGGTTCACCGAGGGTTATCAGGCCGACAAGAGCGACCAGATCGTCGCCGGCATCATCGCGATCTTCCTGCTGGCGATCGTCATCGACGTGCTGATCCTGTTGGCGGGCCGGCTCATCACGCCGTGGGCCCGGGTCAAGGCGTCGTCATGA